The Fusarium poae strain DAOMC 252244 chromosome 2, whole genome shotgun sequence nucleotide sequence CTCTTCATCATTCTCGCCGGTGTCTCATTTGGAATCTGGAAGCTCGTCTCAATGGCCAAGAACCACATGAGCGCGACAGGGTCCAGCAGAAGCTCCACCGACATCGCCGACTAATTGAGAAAAGCCTCGTCTTCCTGAATCATCACACTTCATCGACCTTCAATGGCTTTCAAGCCTCTCTTCTCGATACCCCCCAAGCATAGAAAATGCTTGGTTGTTAACTTTCTTGTTTATTCTATTCTTTTGGGCACAACGGTtttgtgatgatgatcataTCTCactattttctcttttcttttattattattatcataACTTAAAAATGATGGTGAAACGTGGATTGGTTGGTAATGTCTGGACGGTTGGTTGGTGATTTCAATATGAATCACTCATGTTATGGGTGTCGGCGCAACATGGCGATTTTGATGAATAGGTCTTTTTTGGATATGTGTTATGTTATGTGTACATGGGAGTAGGTGTAAGATAGACTGCTTTTACGATTTTAGGAAGTCAAGTATGACATGATTAAGAACACAATGCAATGAGTTTATAAAGCAATCATAGCACCTTATCTTTCCTCTagtatacctacctacctacgcAATGGACATCGCGCTCCAGCTAATCACAACTTGTATTTATGATGAAATGCGAGCTGACAATAACTGTAATTACAAGTTTTATCAATGAAACCCTCGA carries:
- a CDS encoding hypothetical protein (TransMembrane:1 (o6-26i)) yields the protein MKKNDVIAIIIIILFIILAGVSFGIWKLVSMAKNHMSATGLVFLNHHTSSTFNGFQASLLDTPQA